Proteins from a single region of Gambusia affinis linkage group LG12, SWU_Gaff_1.0, whole genome shotgun sequence:
- the LOC122841781 gene encoding immunoglobulin lambda-1 light chain-like, with translation MGVLVPLLETRWPWSDLTARPCLASAASERHFSPGSPEETPLHTMLFLPAAALCWLGSALAAMATQLVQDQLSLTRTTGQSVSFSCGGTDQCRYGWPVVWYQKNETETYRAILYIDIGDSPEKPYNHPQQDDFSAERNENSCKLKINKVKLDHSASYYCSCYSDSHRFSYLFGSGTKLHVTDDPVVKPRVSVYPAASSAQRGPRAFLLCLASDMFPPEVQFSWKRLEDGTEKDLTSAEQLELREPNRTASLLLVDRDPVSTSRYRCSVQHEGGPVEAPATQELPAAASCPPQTADQDLQQHDLSFQSQCRVKLLCLLYSLLIVKSLVYCCGLPLLMALRNKGPAPR, from the exons ATGGGAGTTTTGGTTCCTCTGCTAGAAACCAGGTGGCCCTGGTCTGATCTCACAGCTCGTCCTTGTTTGGCCTCAGCTGCATCAGAGCGCCACTTCTCCCCAGGTTCACCAGAGGAAACACCACTGCACACAATGCTTTTCctcccagctgctgctctgtgctgGCTGGGTTCAG CGCTggctgccatggcaacacagCTGGTTCAGGACCAGTTAAGTCTGACCAGGACAACCGGGCAGAGCGTCTCCTTCAGCTGTGGAGGAACGGATCAGTGTAGATATGGATGGCCTGTAGTCTGGTACCAGaagaatgaaacagaaacatacagAGCTATTCTGTATATCGACATTGGTGATAGCCCAGAAAAACCTTATAATCATCCTCAACAAGATGATTTCTCAGCTGAGAGAAATGAGAACAGCTGTAAACTGAAGATCAACAAAGTTAAACTGGATCATTCAGCCTCCTATTACTGCAGCTGTTATTCTGATTCCCACA GATTCTCATATCTCTTTGGTTCTGGTACCAAACTTCATGTAACCG ATGATCCGGTAGTGAAGCCCAGGGTGAGCGTGTACCCAGCAGCATCCAGCGCCCAGCGGGGCCCGAGGGCCTTCCTGCTGTGTCTGGCCTCAGACATGTTTCCTCCTGAGGTCCAGTTCTCCTGGAAAAGACTGGAGGACGGTACAGAGAAGGATCTGACCTCTGCAGAGCAGCTGGAGCTCAGAGAGCCGAACCGCACCGCCTCCCTCTTACTGGTGGATCGGGATCCTGTCAGCACATCTAGATACCGCTGCTCTGTGCAGCATGAGGGGGGCCCAGTGGAGGCCCCAGCAACACAAG agcttccagctgcagcttcctgtccTCCACAGACGGCAGACCAGGATCTGCAGCAACACGACT TGTCCTTCCAGTCCCAGTGCCGGGTGAAGCTGCTCTGCCTGCTCTACTCGCTGCTGATAGTGAAGAGTCTGGTGTACTGCTGTGGCCTCCCTCTGCTGATGGCCCTCAGGAACAAGGGCCCGGCCCCCAGATGA